Proteins from one Piscinibacter lacus genomic window:
- the uvrA gene encoding excinuclease ABC subunit UvrA, translating to MSARPDPLSPIDPDRAQRAEPAGPMLRVRGARTHNLKNLDVDIPKQALVVITGLSGSGKSSLAFDTLYAEGQRRYVESLSAYARQFLARMDKPEVDVIEGLSPAIAIEQKATSHNPRSTVGTVTEIHDYLRLLYARAGTPHCPDHGLPLQAQSVSQMVDAVLALPEDTKLMILAPVARDRKGEHAELLADMQARGYVRFRVGSGGQPGEVLEVADLPKLKKAEKHDLDVVVDRLKVRDDAGQRLAESFEAALRLAEGRAIALEMDNGREHLFSSRFACPVCSFSLSELEPRLFSFNSPVGACPSCDGLGEVIVFDPARVVAFPSLSLASGAVKGWDRRNPYTFSMLEAVARHAGFDLDTPWEALSPAHQHLLLRGSGEEAISFTYSAEGSNGKTRSVKRSHPFEGILPSLERRFKETDSAAVREDLARYQTHQACPDCGGTRLRREARHVKLVDAASGEGWPIYTIGRATLREALALFEGLRLAGAKAEIADKVVREIASRLRFLNDVGLNYLSLDRSADTLSGGEAQRIRLASQIGSGLSGVMYVLDEPSIGLHQRDNDRLIATLKHLRDLGNSVLVVEHDEDMIRSADHVLDLGPGAGVHGGRLMAQGTPDEVAANPNSPTGAYLSRRLRIAVPKRRRAAAADGAVIRIVEARGHNLKGATVDIPVGLFTCVTGVSGSGKSTLVNDTLHAAVAQKLYGSHTQPEAHTAIEGLEHFDKVIAVDQSPIGRTPRSNPATYTGLFTPIRELFAEVPTARERGYGAGRFSFNVPGGRCEACQGDGVIKVEMHFLPDVYVPCDVCHGQRYNRETLEVLYKGKHIAEVLGLTIEAAHAFFSAVPTLQRKLQTLLDVGLGYIRLGQAATTLSGGEAQRVKLAQELSKRDTGRTLYILDEPTTGLHFADIQLLLKVLHQLREAGNTIVVIEHNLDVIKTADWLIDMGPEGGAGGGSVVAVGTPEAIAACPASHTGRYLKPLLDEA from the coding sequence ATGTCCGCCCGCCCCGACCCGCTGTCCCCGATCGACCCTGACCGAGCGCAGCGCGCCGAGCCGGCCGGCCCCATGCTGCGCGTGCGCGGGGCCCGCACGCACAACCTGAAGAACCTGGATGTCGACATCCCCAAGCAGGCCCTGGTGGTGATCACCGGCCTGTCGGGCAGCGGCAAGTCCAGCCTGGCCTTCGACACGCTCTACGCGGAAGGCCAGCGGCGCTATGTGGAGAGCCTGTCGGCCTATGCGCGTCAATTCCTGGCGCGCATGGACAAGCCGGAAGTCGACGTGATCGAAGGCCTGTCGCCCGCGATCGCGATCGAGCAGAAGGCGACCAGCCACAACCCGCGCTCGACCGTCGGCACCGTCACCGAGATCCACGACTACCTGCGCCTGCTCTATGCCCGCGCCGGCACGCCGCACTGCCCCGACCACGGCCTGCCGCTTCAGGCTCAGAGCGTGAGCCAGATGGTCGATGCCGTGCTGGCCCTGCCGGAGGACACCAAGCTGATGATCCTGGCCCCGGTCGCGCGCGACCGCAAGGGCGAGCATGCCGAGCTGCTGGCCGACATGCAGGCGCGCGGCTACGTGCGCTTCCGCGTCGGCAGCGGCGGCCAGCCCGGCGAGGTGCTGGAAGTCGCCGACCTGCCCAAGCTCAAGAAGGCCGAGAAGCATGATCTGGACGTGGTGGTCGACCGCCTGAAGGTGCGGGACGACGCCGGCCAGCGCCTGGCCGAGAGCTTCGAGGCTGCGCTGCGGCTGGCCGAGGGCCGCGCGATCGCGCTGGAGATGGACAACGGCCGCGAGCACCTCTTCTCCAGCCGATTCGCCTGCCCGGTTTGCAGCTTCAGCCTGTCGGAGCTGGAGCCGCGGCTGTTCAGCTTCAACTCGCCAGTCGGTGCCTGTCCGAGCTGCGACGGCCTCGGCGAGGTCATCGTCTTCGACCCGGCCCGGGTGGTGGCCTTCCCCAGCCTCAGCCTGGCCAGCGGCGCGGTCAAGGGCTGGGACCGGCGCAATCCCTACACCTTCTCGATGCTTGAGGCGGTGGCGCGCCATGCCGGCTTCGACCTCGACACGCCCTGGGAGGCGCTGAGCCCGGCCCACCAGCACCTGCTGCTGCGCGGCTCGGGCGAGGAGGCGATCAGCTTCACCTACAGCGCCGAAGGCTCGAACGGCAAGACCCGCAGCGTCAAGCGCAGCCATCCCTTCGAAGGCATCCTGCCCAGCCTGGAGCGGCGCTTCAAGGAGACCGATTCCGCCGCGGTGCGCGAGGACCTGGCGCGCTACCAGACCCACCAGGCCTGCCCGGACTGCGGCGGCACCCGCCTGCGCCGTGAGGCCCGTCACGTGAAGCTGGTCGATGCCGCCAGCGGCGAGGGCTGGCCGATCTACACCATCGGCCGTGCGACGCTGCGCGAGGCCCTGGCCTTGTTCGAGGGCCTGCGGCTGGCCGGCGCCAAGGCGGAGATCGCCGACAAGGTGGTGCGCGAGATCGCCTCGCGCCTGCGCTTCCTGAACGACGTGGGCCTGAACTACCTGAGCCTGGACCGCAGCGCCGACACGCTGAGCGGCGGCGAGGCCCAGCGCATCCGCCTGGCCAGCCAGATCGGCAGCGGCCTGTCGGGCGTGATGTATGTGCTGGACGAGCCCAGCATCGGCCTGCACCAGCGCGACAACGACCGCCTGATCGCCACCCTCAAGCACCTGCGCGACCTGGGCAACAGCGTGCTGGTGGTCGAGCACGACGAGGACATGATCCGCAGCGCCGACCATGTGCTGGACCTGGGCCCCGGCGCCGGCGTGCACGGCGGCCGGCTGATGGCGCAGGGCACGCCCGACGAGGTCGCCGCCAACCCCAATTCGCCGACCGGCGCCTACCTGTCGCGGCGCCTGCGCATCGCGGTGCCCAAGCGCCGCCGTGCCGCCGCCGCCGATGGGGCGGTGATCCGCATCGTCGAGGCACGCGGCCACAACCTGAAGGGCGCGACGGTCGACATCCCGGTCGGCCTCTTCACCTGCGTGACCGGCGTGTCGGGCTCGGGCAAGAGCACCCTGGTCAACGACACCCTGCATGCGGCGGTGGCGCAGAAGCTCTACGGCAGCCACACCCAGCCCGAGGCGCACACGGCCATCGAGGGCCTGGAGCACTTCGACAAGGTCATCGCGGTCGACCAGTCGCCCATCGGCCGCACGCCACGCAGCAACCCGGCCACCTACACCGGGCTGTTCACGCCGATCCGCGAGCTTTTCGCCGAGGTGCCGACCGCCCGCGAGCGCGGCTATGGCGCCGGCCGCTTCAGCTTCAACGTGCCCGGCGGCCGCTGCGAGGCCTGCCAGGGCGACGGCGTGATCAAGGTGGAGATGCACTTCCTGCCGGATGTCTACGTGCCCTGCGACGTCTGCCACGGCCAGCGCTACAACCGCGAGACGCTGGAGGTGCTCTACAAGGGCAAGCACATCGCCGAGGTGCTGGGCCTGACCATCGAGGCCGCACATGCCTTCTTCAGCGCGGTGCCCACGCTGCAGCGCAAGTTGCAGACCCTGCTTGATGTGGGCCTGGGCTACATCCGCCTGGGCCAGGCCGCGACCACCCTGTCCGGCGGCGAGGCGCAGCGCGTGAAGCTGGCCCAGGAACTGAGCAAGCGCGACACCGGCCGCACGCTCTACATCCTCGACGAGCCGACCACCGGCCTGCACTTCGCGGACATCCAGTTGCTGCTGAAGGTGCTGCATCAGTTGCGCGAGGCCGGCAACACCATCGTCGTGATCGAGCACAACCTCGACGTGATCAAGACCGCCGACTGGCTGATCGACATGGGCCCCGAGGGCGGGGCCGGCGGCGGCAGCGTGGTGGCCGTCGGCACGCCGGAAGCCATCGCTGCCTGTCCGGCCAGCCACACCGGGCGCTACCTGAAGCCGCTGCTCGACGAGGCCTGA
- a CDS encoding CAP domain-containing protein — translation MSPLPFRSPPRAAARCSAPWALAALLALAGMLAAPAQAGSTLKPCADEAVAQAQWLAALNALRAQGVQCGGEADQPVHAPALHWAGELAEGARHLAEDLAAHDRVAHTDSEDRDFAERMRASGYPLRAAGENIAAGQSDFLRALRAWVASPSHCRTMMRPRYTEVGLACFERADSSYGRYWVAHFGQRLELHAGSR, via the coding sequence ATGTCCCCCCTGCCCTTCCGCTCTCCCCCGCGCGCTGCGGCTCGATGCTCCGCCCCCTGGGCGCTGGCAGCCCTGCTGGCACTGGCCGGCATGCTGGCTGCGCCGGCCCAGGCCGGCAGCACGCTCAAGCCCTGTGCCGACGAGGCCGTGGCCCAGGCCCAGTGGCTGGCCGCGCTGAATGCGCTGCGCGCCCAAGGCGTGCAATGCGGCGGCGAAGCGGACCAGCCAGTGCACGCCCCGGCGCTGCATTGGGCGGGCGAGCTGGCCGAGGGCGCCCGCCACCTGGCCGAGGACCTGGCCGCCCACGACCGCGTGGCCCACACCGACAGCGAAGACCGGGACTTCGCCGAGCGGATGCGGGCCAGCGGCTATCCCCTGCGCGCTGCGGGCGAGAACATCGCCGCGGGCCAGTCGGACTTCCTGCGCGCCCTGCGCGCCTGGGTGGCCAGCCCCTCGCACTGCCGCACCATGATGCGGCCCCGATACACCGAGGTCGGCCTGGCCTGCTTCGAGCGGGCGGATTCCAGCTACGGCCGCTACTGGGTGGCCCACTTCGGCCAGCGCCTGGAGCTGCACGCCGGTTCACGCTGA
- a CDS encoding MHFG family PEP-CTERM protein translates to MKPPAAPSMHPPSAARLGVGVAALLALSLVSTTALAQTSKSKKVRKAAPAAVVDECRWERPGDKPFNGLVPKTLQRYAGTMPPELRAKFEARMDRIDYDDFVEIRRDSIVGTYSYEPEIRDLMFGDRPQVCRKPSRAHWPESMMARGLVYCEGQDCIVVSTELRNVGRITRRPEKVLSQEVEVLPAQLPAALPPVAISAAPPSTGGGDSPSFGPAPSGALGTPSLSFPSPGGGSSGLPFTPILNPTTPTTPIPEPGSWALIGLGLAGLAVFTRRRKPRD, encoded by the coding sequence ATGAAGCCTCCTGCTGCGCCCTCAATGCACCCTCCCAGCGCCGCGCGTCTTGGTGTCGGCGTTGCCGCGCTCCTGGCGCTGTCACTGGTCTCCACGACGGCTCTGGCGCAGACCAGCAAGTCCAAAAAGGTGAGGAAAGCTGCGCCGGCCGCGGTCGTGGACGAATGCCGCTGGGAGCGGCCTGGTGATAAGCCTTTCAATGGCTTGGTCCCCAAGACCTTGCAGCGGTACGCTGGGACCATGCCTCCCGAGCTTCGTGCCAAGTTCGAGGCTCGGATGGACCGCATCGACTACGATGACTTCGTCGAGATCCGCCGGGACAGCATCGTCGGAACCTACAGCTACGAACCCGAAATCCGCGACCTGATGTTCGGAGACAGGCCGCAGGTCTGCCGCAAGCCGAGCCGTGCGCACTGGCCCGAATCCATGATGGCCCGTGGCCTGGTTTACTGCGAGGGTCAGGACTGCATCGTGGTCTCCACCGAGCTGCGCAATGTCGGGCGCATCACGCGCCGGCCGGAGAAGGTGCTTTCCCAGGAGGTCGAGGTCTTGCCGGCGCAGTTGCCTGCGGCCCTGCCGCCGGTGGCCATCTCGGCCGCGCCGCCCTCCACCGGGGGAGGCGACAGCCCCAGCTTCGGCCCTGCGCCTTCCGGCGCGCTCGGCACGCCCTCCCTGTCCTTCCCCTCGCCGGGGGGCGGCTCCTCGGGCCTGCCCTTCACGCCCATCCTCAACCCGACGACGCCGACGACGCCCATTCCCGAGCCGGGCAGTTGGGCCCTGATCGGCTTGGGCCTGGCCGGCCTCGCGGTCTTCACGCGACGGCGCAAGCCCCGCGACTGA
- a CDS encoding SWIB/MDM2 domain-containing protein, whose product MATAKKTVIKRAPAKKAAPASKAPAKKAAAPVAKAPAAKKAPAKTAAVKRTPNAAFMKALTPSEALAAIVGAKPMPRTEVTKKVWEYIKKHKLQDATNKRMINADAKLKEIFKQAQVSMFEMTKLISGHLK is encoded by the coding sequence ATGGCAACTGCGAAGAAGACTGTGATCAAGCGCGCCCCGGCCAAGAAGGCCGCGCCGGCCTCCAAGGCACCGGCGAAGAAGGCGGCCGCTCCGGTCGCGAAGGCGCCTGCCGCCAAGAAGGCCCCGGCCAAGACGGCGGCCGTCAAGCGCACGCCCAATGCCGCCTTCATGAAGGCCCTGACGCCGAGCGAGGCGCTGGCCGCCATCGTCGGTGCCAAGCCCATGCCGCGGACCGAGGTCACCAAGAAAGTCTGGGAGTACATCAAGAAGCACAAGCTTCAGGACGCGACCAACAAGCGCATGATCAATGCCGATGCCAAGCTGAAGGAAATCTTCAAGCAGGCCCAGGTGTCGATGTTCGAGATGACCAAGCTGATCAGCGGCCACCTCAAGTGA
- a CDS encoding MarR family winged helix-turn-helix transcriptional regulator yields the protein MPSARLPRPRSRMGSSRGPAPAEPAAAEPDPLALASQLCFALYASSLAIQRRYREPLAVLGLTYPQYLVMLVLWAEDGLSVSALGTRLMLDSGTLTPLLKRLAAQGLLERRRGTEDERRVELHLSPAGRALRRRALHLPEQMAAAIGCTPEVLRPMVEELHELRRALHDELAPPNPQD from the coding sequence ATGCCCTCTGCCCGCCTGCCCCGCCCACGCAGCCGCATGGGCAGCAGCCGCGGTCCGGCCCCGGCCGAGCCGGCTGCCGCCGAGCCCGATCCGTTGGCCCTGGCCTCGCAGCTCTGTTTCGCGCTCTATGCAAGCTCGCTGGCCATCCAGCGCCGCTACCGCGAGCCGCTGGCTGTCCTGGGCCTGACCTATCCGCAGTACCTGGTGATGCTGGTGCTGTGGGCCGAGGACGGCCTGAGCGTGTCAGCCCTGGGCACGCGGCTGATGCTCGATTCGGGCACGCTGACCCCGCTGCTCAAGCGCCTGGCCGCCCAGGGCCTGCTGGAGCGCCGCCGCGGCACCGAGGACGAGCGCCGGGTCGAGCTGCACCTGAGCCCTGCCGGCCGCGCCCTGCGCCGCCGCGCGCTGCACCTGCCCGAGCAAATGGCCGCGGCCATCGGCTGCACGCCCGAGGTGCTGCGCCCCATGGTCGAGGAACTGCACGAGCTGCGCCGCGCGCTGCACGACGAACTCGCCCCCCCGAACCCCCAAGACTGA
- a CDS encoding organic hydroperoxide resistance protein, whose protein sequence is MALEQVLYTAHARATGGRDGRAVSSDSVLDVQLSTPKQLGGAGGPGTNPEQLFAAGYSACFLGAMKFVAGQQKIALPADVAVSGAVGIGPIPNGFGIQVELAIELPGMDRAAAQALVDAAHIVCPYSNATRGNVDVTLKLV, encoded by the coding sequence ATGGCCCTCGAACAAGTCCTCTACACCGCCCACGCCCGCGCCACCGGAGGCCGTGACGGCCGCGCCGTGTCCTCGGACAGCGTGCTCGACGTCCAGCTCTCGACGCCCAAGCAGCTCGGCGGCGCCGGCGGCCCGGGCACCAACCCCGAGCAGCTCTTTGCCGCGGGCTATTCGGCCTGCTTCCTTGGCGCAATGAAGTTCGTCGCCGGCCAGCAGAAGATCGCGCTGCCGGCCGATGTGGCGGTCAGCGGGGCGGTCGGCATCGGCCCCATCCCCAACGGCTTCGGCATCCAGGTCGAGCTCGCCATCGAGCTGCCGGGCATGGACCGCGCCGCCGCGCAGGCCCTGGTCGACGCCGCGCACATCGTCTGCCCCTACTCGAACGCGACCCGCGGCAATGTCGACGTGACGCTCAAGCTGGTCTGA
- a CDS encoding M48 family metalloprotease, with protein MDLRPALIALLSLGLAAGPAPAQGLPAFAEPVPWPAPLQGLADAHAGHVHGVSTGGTLALLAALSAPLPGERPQLPSLGDGGAESIPIGTERRLGDRIMRDIWRDPAYLDDPVLNDYLRALWQPLFDSARRRGEVAGEAGERFAWRTFLVQDPSVNAFALPGGYVGIHLGLIAVTASADELASVLAHEMSHVTQRHIARSVASNQSRSILAVATLILGVLAASRSADAANALIAGGQAVAVQGQLNYSRDMEREADRIGHGVLTGAGFDPAGMASMFEKLLQAARLNDSQNFPYLRTHPLSTERIGEARSRLGLDLSGRSTPPRSLLHALMQARARVLMDPRALSLQRWQALDATLSRETAAPLPERLGQAYASALASLRLRDWPRAERPLREARALAAGDAAALRAVELLDIELQTARGDAAAAAGRLEAALATPRAPAGTGVDTQFAAAGGRVWLFAEVEQALLPGAAPQSLRPLADRLQTWVAERPEDGPAWALLGRVWERLGEGMRSLRAAAEARAAQADLQGAIDRLKAAQQRGVRGDFIEASVIDARLRELQARRQLELADERNSAF; from the coding sequence GTGGACCTGCGCCCCGCGCTGATCGCGCTGTTGAGCCTGGGCCTGGCGGCCGGCCCCGCGCCCGCCCAGGGCCTGCCCGCCTTCGCCGAGCCCGTGCCCTGGCCCGCCCCATTGCAGGGCCTGGCCGATGCGCATGCCGGCCATGTCCACGGCGTGTCGACGGGCGGCACGCTGGCCCTGCTCGCGGCCCTTTCGGCGCCGCTGCCGGGCGAACGGCCGCAGTTGCCCTCCCTGGGGGATGGCGGTGCCGAATCGATTCCGATCGGCACCGAGCGCCGCCTGGGCGACCGGATCATGCGCGACATCTGGCGCGACCCGGCCTACCTGGACGACCCCGTCCTCAACGACTACCTGCGCGCCCTGTGGCAGCCGCTGTTCGACAGTGCCCGCCGCCGCGGCGAGGTGGCGGGCGAGGCCGGCGAGCGCTTCGCCTGGCGGACCTTCCTCGTGCAGGACCCCTCGGTCAACGCCTTCGCGCTGCCCGGCGGCTATGTCGGTATCCACCTCGGCCTGATCGCGGTGACGGCCTCGGCCGATGAACTCGCCTCGGTGCTCGCGCACGAGATGAGCCACGTGACCCAGCGCCACATCGCGCGCAGCGTCGCGTCCAACCAGAGCCGCTCCATCCTGGCCGTGGCCACGCTGATCCTCGGCGTCCTGGCGGCCAGCCGCAGTGCGGATGCCGCCAATGCCCTGATCGCCGGGGGCCAGGCGGTGGCGGTGCAGGGCCAGCTCAACTATTCGCGCGACATGGAGCGCGAGGCCGACCGCATCGGCCATGGCGTGCTGACCGGCGCCGGCTTCGACCCGGCCGGCATGGCCTCGATGTTCGAGAAGCTGCTGCAGGCCGCGCGGCTCAACGACAGCCAGAACTTCCCCTATCTGCGCACCCACCCGCTCAGCACCGAGCGCATCGGCGAGGCGCGCTCGCGCCTCGGGCTGGACCTGTCCGGCCGCAGCACGCCGCCCCGCAGCCTGCTGCATGCACTGATGCAAGCCCGCGCCCGGGTGCTGATGGATCCGCGCGCGCTCTCGCTGCAACGCTGGCAGGCCCTGGATGCGACGCTGAGCCGCGAGACCGCCGCGCCCCTGCCCGAGCGCCTGGGCCAGGCCTATGCCAGCGCGCTGGCCTCGCTGCGGCTGCGCGACTGGCCGCGCGCCGAGCGCCCGCTGCGCGAAGCCCGTGCGCTGGCAGCCGGCGACGCCGCCGCGCTGCGCGCTGTCGAGCTGCTCGACATCGAATTGCAGACCGCCCGCGGCGACGCTGCGGCGGCCGCCGGCCGGCTCGAAGCCGCGCTGGCCACACCGCGCGCACCGGCCGGCACCGGCGTCGACACGCAGTTCGCAGCGGCGGGCGGCCGCGTCTGGCTCTTCGCCGAGGTCGAGCAGGCCCTGCTGCCGGGCGCCGCGCCGCAGAGCCTGCGGCCGCTGGCCGATCGCTTGCAGACCTGGGTGGCCGAGCGGCCCGAGGACGGCCCGGCCTGGGCCCTGCTCGGTCGCGTCTGGGAACGGCTCGGCGAGGGGATGCGCAGCCTGCGCGCCGCGGCCGAGGCGCGGGCGGCCCAGGCCGATCTGCAGGGCGCGATCGACCGCCTGAAGGCCGCGCAGCAGCGCGGCGTGCGCGGCGACTTCATCGAAGCCTCGGTCATCGACGCCCGGCTGCGCGAGCTTCAGGCCCGCCGCCAGCTCGAACTGGCCGACGAGCGCAACAGCGCCTTCTGA
- the moaC gene encoding cyclic pyranopterin monophosphate synthase MoaC, producing MSSSESPTPASPLTHFDAQGQAHMVDVSAKPATHRSATAEGWIRMLPATLALIAGGQAKKGDVLGIARIAAIQGAKRTAELIPLCHPLPLTRVAADFSLDAEGSRVRCQVTAETVGPTGVEMEALTAVQVALLTIYDMCKAADRGIVIEQVRLLEKHGGKSGSYRAD from the coding sequence GTGAGCTCCTCCGAATCCCCCACCCCCGCCTCGCCGCTGACCCATTTCGACGCCCAGGGCCAGGCCCACATGGTCGATGTGTCGGCCAAGCCCGCCACCCATCGCAGCGCGACGGCCGAAGGCTGGATCCGCATGCTGCCGGCCACGCTCGCGCTGATCGCCGGCGGCCAGGCCAAGAAAGGCGATGTGCTGGGCATCGCGCGCATCGCCGCCATCCAGGGCGCCAAGCGCACGGCCGAGCTCATCCCGCTCTGCCACCCGCTGCCGCTGACTCGGGTGGCCGCCGACTTTTCGCTGGATGCCGAGGGCTCCCGCGTGCGCTGCCAGGTCACGGCCGAGACCGTCGGCCCGACCGGCGTCGAGATGGAAGCCCTGACCGCCGTGCAGGTCGCCCTGCTGACCATCTACGACATGTGCAAGGCCGCCGACCGCGGCATAGTGATCGAGCAGGTGCGGCTGCTGGAAAAGCACGGCGGCAAGTCGGGCAGCTACCGCGCCGACTGA
- a CDS encoding Wzy polymerase domain-containing protein, giving the protein MNAPEPQPLTPSAAPALMQAAALLSLALPLLLPFSTVPDAVLVHQLAAVAAWGLWLLLSAAGPSPIGSSPGLTLTFLTGLLAAIAWQAQQAAQAGVLVAAALVLWATARQAAAAPGAARELARPMARAWTAAGLGCVLVAGVQMLSPEGGLGGLVSPGTTPGRAVGNMRQPNHLATALICAMVWTVWWMAEVWRAAHGPRAPRQRAQVLLLFAISLAALLAALAGSGSRTGAISLALLLAWALIDRRLPGPMRLLLGLGPLLYGGLALALSAWARARQSGFVAADRFQFDGDISSSRFAIWRNALELLAAHPWTGVGWGRFNLAWTFSPFPDRPTAFFDHSHNLPLQLAVEIGLPATLLLLLAWLALMWQRRAAWRGSPVVPGPVDRAGLDPDQPGRAVADPDQPGRAVADLDPPGRAVPDPDHPGRAVLVMLAVLIVHSQLEYPLWYAYFLLPAAWATGLWLGAGAAAAARPVVGGTAPPQAPWLQGLQRLAGVLLMLGAVMAAMDHRRVERVFAPADGRQPLDERIARGQLSPLFGHHADYAAATLAPEQVPLAVFGRPLDHLIDVRLMVAYARALHARGHGPEALAVVRRLKEFRRVESMRALPDCRGPRSAGASPDPQRLGAWACAADIAEDLDWMRLRALAR; this is encoded by the coding sequence GTGAACGCGCCCGAGCCCCAGCCCCTGACCCCTTCCGCCGCGCCGGCGCTGATGCAGGCCGCGGCCCTGCTGAGCTTGGCCCTGCCCCTGCTGCTGCCCTTTTCCACCGTGCCCGATGCAGTGCTGGTGCATCAGCTCGCGGCGGTCGCGGCCTGGGGCTTGTGGCTGCTGCTGAGTGCGGCCGGGCCGTCGCCGATCGGCAGCAGCCCGGGCCTGACGCTGACCTTCCTCACCGGCCTGCTGGCCGCCATCGCCTGGCAGGCGCAGCAGGCGGCGCAGGCCGGCGTGCTGGTGGCTGCCGCGCTGGTGCTGTGGGCCACGGCGCGGCAGGCGGCCGCGGCGCCGGGGGCCGCCCGCGAGCTGGCCCGGCCCATGGCCCGGGCCTGGACGGCCGCCGGCCTGGGCTGCGTGCTGGTGGCCGGGGTGCAGATGCTCTCGCCCGAAGGCGGGCTGGGCGGCCTGGTCAGCCCCGGCACCACGCCGGGCCGCGCCGTCGGCAACATGCGCCAGCCCAATCACCTGGCCACCGCCCTGATCTGCGCCATGGTCTGGACGGTCTGGTGGATGGCCGAAGTCTGGCGGGCCGCCCACGGGCCCCGGGCCCCGCGCCAGCGCGCGCAGGTGCTGCTGCTGTTTGCGATCAGCCTGGCGGCCCTGCTCGCGGCGCTGGCGGGCAGCGGCTCGCGCACCGGCGCGATCAGCCTGGCCCTGCTGCTGGCCTGGGCCCTGATCGACCGCCGCCTGCCCGGCCCGATGCGCTTGCTGCTGGGCCTGGGGCCGCTGCTCTACGGCGGCCTGGCCCTGGCGCTCTCGGCCTGGGCGCGGGCGCGGCAGTCGGGCTTCGTCGCGGCCGACCGCTTCCAGTTCGACGGCGACATCAGCAGCTCGCGCTTCGCGATCTGGCGCAATGCGCTCGAGCTGCTGGCCGCCCATCCCTGGACGGGCGTGGGCTGGGGCCGATTCAACCTGGCCTGGACCTTCAGCCCCTTCCCCGACCGGCCGACCGCCTTCTTCGACCACAGCCACAACCTGCCGCTGCAGCTTGCGGTGGAGATCGGCCTGCCCGCCACCCTGTTGCTGCTGCTGGCCTGGCTGGCGCTGATGTGGCAGCGCCGCGCGGCCTGGCGGGGCAGCCCGGTGGTGCCGGGCCCGGTCGACCGGGCGGGGCTGGACCCCGACCAGCCCGGCCGTGCCGTGGCCGACCCCGACCAGCCCGGCCGCGCCGTGGCTGACCTCGACCCTCCCGGCCGTGCCGTGCCTGACCCCGACCATCCCGGCCGTGCCGTGCTGGTGATGCTCGCCGTGCTGATCGTCCACAGCCAGCTTGAGTACCCGCTCTGGTATGCCTATTTCTTGTTGCCCGCGGCCTGGGCCACCGGCTTGTGGCTGGGGGCGGGTGCGGCGGCGGCGGCCCGGCCGGTTGTCGGGGGCACGGCCCCGCCGCAGGCGCCGTGGCTGCAAGGCCTGCAGCGCCTGGCCGGCGTGCTGCTGATGCTGGGGGCGGTGATGGCCGCCATGGACCATCGCCGTGTCGAGCGTGTCTTCGCGCCGGCCGATGGCCGCCAGCCGCTGGACGAGCGCATCGCCCGCGGCCAGCTCAGCCCGCTCTTCGGTCACCATGCCGATTACGCGGCCGCAACCCTGGCGCCCGAGCAGGTGCCGCTGGCCGTCTTCGGCCGTCCGCTCGATCACCTGATCGACGTGCGCCTGATGGTGGCCTATGCCCGCGCCCTGCACGCCCGCGGCCACGGGCCCGAAGCCCTGGCCGTGGTGCGACGGCTCAAGGAGTTCCGCCGGGTCGAATCGATGCGGGCGCTGCCCGACTGCCGCGGCCCCCGCAGCGCGGGCGCTAGCCCGGATCCGCAGCGCCTGGGCGCCTGGGCCTGTGCAGCCGACATCGCCGAGGACCTGGACTGGATGCGGCTGCGCGCGCTCGCGCGCTGA